In the genome of Quercus robur chromosome 3, dhQueRobu3.1, whole genome shotgun sequence, one region contains:
- the LOC126718087 gene encoding uncharacterized protein LOC126718087, which produces MTMVPAQNLSKEQYHQYLYGGYAGCGGGGGVYRENFGLMNRVEGYEYCSTESCLGSDLVVGQMADQDESRTNSFNEAGSSSKDNIHEERDEGWLQLSIGGHTQTQSTAIHNNNNNNNNKHDDHDHQVDPTARRDSGLIELDLLPGGGTSQQARPIGAPMFHVPPEFRAPRAVPNYPSAATSFSTSSLFFQHPGSSSNFPHHEINWAFRPISHNMGTVSSSTSSSPSYSPLMPFGNYFPRPFQYPSGVDVAGPSLDFRVIDPPRRPLSGIWFMLQASQNQVKEPFLPQIPKSYLRIKDGRMQVRFLMKYLVNKLRMDSESEIEITCRGQQLLPFLTLQHVRDNIWSTRDAVTTLLPDSSTTDHVMVLHYGRSA; this is translated from the exons ATGACCATGGTTCCTGCTCAAAACCTCTCTAAAGAACAATATCATCAATATCTTTACGGAGGTTATGCTGGTTGTGGTGGCGGCGGTGGTGTTTATAGAGAAAATTTTGGTCTTATGAACCGTGTAGAAGGTTATGAATATTGTAGTACTGAATCTTGCTTAGGATCTGATCTAGTGGTTGGTCAGATGGCTGATCAAGATGAATCAAGAACTAACAGTTTTAACGAAGCTGGGTCGAGCTCTAAGGATAATATTCACGAAGAGAGAGATGAAGGTTGGCTACAATTGAGTATAGGCGGTCACACTCAAACTCAAAGTACGGCCAtccataacaacaacaacaacaacaacaacaagcaTGATGATCATGATCACCAGGTAGACCCAACAGCGAGACGAGATTCCGGATTGATCGAGCTTGATCTATTACCTGGTGGCGGTACTTCACAACAAGCAAGGCCAATAGGCGCCCCTATGTTTCATGTGCCTCCAGAATTTAGAGCTCCTCGTGCGGTTCCGAATTACCCAAGTGCTGCCACTAGTTTTAGTACATCTTCGTTGTTTTTTCAGCATCCGGGAAGTAGTTCAAACTTTCCTCATCATGAGATTAACTGGGCGTTTAGGCCAATCTCGCATAATATGGGGACTGTTTCTTCCTCtacatcatcatcaccatcatatTCTCCTTTGATGCCATTCGGAAACTACTTTCCACGGCCCTTTCAGTACCCGTCTGGAGTCGATGTTGCCGGGCCAAGCTTAGACTTCAGAGTTATTGATCCTCCTCGGAGGCCGCTTTCGGGCATTTGGTTTATGCTACAAGCATCCCAAAATCA AGTAAAAGAGCCATTTTTGCCTCAGATACCAAAGAGTTACCTGAGAATCAA GGATGGAAGGATGCAAGTTCGATTTTTGATGAAGTATTTGGTCAATAAGCTGAGAATGGATAGCGAATCAGAG ATAGAGATAACATGTAGAGGGCAACAGCTTCTACCTTTCTTGACGTTGCAGCATGTAAGAGATAACATATGGAGTACGAGGGACGCAGTGACGACTTTGCTTCCAGACTCCTCAACCACAGATCATGTCATGGTGTTGCACTACGGTAGGAGTGCTTGA